Sequence from the Deinococcota bacterium genome:
TCGCCCGAGAAGACCGCCCGGAAGTCGCCGTAGGCGAGTACCGCGCCCACGCTGTTGTCGTTCTGATCCTGATTTTCCCGGGGCGGCGGCAGGATGTGCAGCGCCACCGAGCCCAGGGTGATGGTGCGCCTCTCGGCCTCCAGGTAGGTCGCGTCCGCCTCCTCGACCGCCTCCAAGAGCCGGGCGTAAGCCTGGGTGCTGTGGGGAACACCGTTGTCCAGGTAGTAGCGCGGCGCAAACGCGCGCACGGCCTCGGCCAGCCCGCCGATGTGATCCAAGTCGGCGTGGCTGGCGATCACCAGGTCTAAGCGCGTCACGCCGAGCTCCTGCAGATAGTCGCTGACCAGGCTGCCGCTCCGCCCGCCGTCGATGAGCACCAGACCGCCCTCGGGCGAGCGGATGAGGGCGGCGTCGCCCTGGCCCACATCGAGAAAGACGATCTGCAGGGGCATTTCCGGCGGCGGCCCACTCGGGACCGGGCCGGGCGCGGGCGAGAGCGCGCGCTGCAGCAGCAGCCCGAAGAGCACCAGCAAGAGGACGGTCAGCGCCAGCGGCAGGGAACGGCGCACGTTCGCGGCTCGCCCCGTCAAGGTTGGCTCACAGCTCAGGGCTCACAGCTCGAGGTCTCCCCCGGG
This genomic interval carries:
- a CDS encoding MBL fold metallo-hydrolase, with the translated sequence MTGRAANVRRSLPLALTVLLLVLFGLLLQRALSPAPGPVPSGPPPEMPLQIVFLDVGQGDAALIRSPEGGLVLIDGGRSGSLVSDYLQELGVTRLDLVIASHADLDHIGGLAEAVRAFAPRYYLDNGVPHSTQAYARLLEAVEEADATYLEAERRTITLGSVALHILPPPRENQDQNDNSVGAVLAYGDFRAVFSGDATTRTQAWWLGRFGEALAGVQLYKAAHHGSSTGDGPGFMRALSPELVVISVGESNSYGHPSPEALASYEAAGARVYRTDRQGHVTLTVTPGGDWEVATGALPSWSALAPDPEGPAVESPAVESPGVGSPGVGSEAGVP